Proteins from one Triticum aestivum cultivar Chinese Spring chromosome 7A, IWGSC CS RefSeq v2.1, whole genome shotgun sequence genomic window:
- the LOC123147819 gene encoding uncharacterized exonuclease domain-containing protein At3g15140 isoform X2 has translation MDDALHLEKFNHNLSVDLPVNASAADKVKPQKLDYFLVLDLEGKVEILEFPVVMIDAHSMEFIDSFHRFVRPTAMSEQRIEEYIEGKYGKFGVDRVWHDTAVPFEEVLREFEDWIGGHKLWKQKQGESLNSAAFVTCGNWDLKTKVPEQCKVSKIKLPSYFMEWINLKDIYLNFYNRRATGMMTMMRELQIPIVGSHHLGIDDAKNITRVVQRMLADGAVIQITARRQPDTSDVKFLFKNRIR, from the exons ATGGATGATGCTTTGCATCTTGAGAAGTTCAATCATAATTTGTCGGTGGACCTACCAGTGAATGCTTCAGCTGCAGATAAAGTGAAGCCTCAGAAACTGGATTATTTTTTAGTTCTTGATTTGGAGGGAAAGGTTGAAATTCTTGAATTCCCAGTTGTAATGATTGACGCCCACAGCATGGAGTTCATCGATTCATTTCACAG ATTTGTACGCCCAACTGCAATGAGTGAGCAACGAATAGAAGAATATATAGAAGGGAAATATGGAAAGTTTGGAGTTGACCG TGTATGGCATGACACTGCTGTCCCTTTCGAGGAAGTTCTTCGAGAGTTTGAAGACTGGATTGGAGGTCACAAATTGTGGAAACAGAAACAAGGAGAATCCCTCAACAGTGCTGCATTCGTTACTTG TGGTAATTGGGATTTGAAGACGAAGGTCCCTGAGCAGTGCAAGGTTTCAAAAATAAAATTGCCATCTTACTTTATGGAGTGGATCAATTTGAAGGATATCTACCTCAACTTCTACAATAGAAGA GCAACTGGAATGATGACAATGATGAGGGAGCTTCAAATCCCAATTGTTGGAAGCCACCATCTCGGCATCGATGACGCGAAAAACATTACAAGAGTTGTTCAGCGCATGCTTGCTGATGGTGCTGTGATACAAATCACCGCAAGGAGGCAACCGGATACAAGCGATGTGAAATTCCTTTTCAAGAACAGAATCAGGTGA